The following nucleotide sequence is from Cricetulus griseus strain 17A/GY chromosome 9, alternate assembly CriGri-PICRH-1.0, whole genome shotgun sequence.
AAACTTGACATGTAAAGGATGTAAAGTTGATATAGCAAAACAAATATCTTCagtagaatggatagagagaatgtggtacatttacacaatggagtactactcagcagaaaaaaacaatggaatcttgaaatttggatggaactagaagaaaccattctgagtgaggtaacccaatcacaaaaagacaaacatgctatgtcctcactcatatgtggattttagacatatagtaaaggattaccagcctacagccacactgccagagaagctagtaaacaaggaggaccctaagagaggcatacatggtcccctggagaaggggaaagggacaagatctcctgagcaaattgggagcatgggaggaggggggagggagctaggagaatgagaaggggagaagaggggtgaggaggacatgagggaacagaaaggttgagtcgggggaagaatagaagaaaacaagaaaggagataccataatagagggagacattttgggtttatagagagatcaggcactagggaaatgccagatctacaaagatgacaccagctaacagtctagtcagcagaggagaggctaccttaaatgcccttctctgataacaagattgatgactgacttatatgccatcctatagccttcatccagcagctggtggaagtagaagcagacacccacaactaatcactgaattgaactgaaatccagttgcagagaggaacaagtgataagcaaaggggtccagaccaggttggtgaaacccacagaaacagctgtcatgaacaacggggagctcttggcccccagactgatagctgggacaccagcatgggactgatccagaccccaggaatgtgggtttcagtgagaagacctgggaaatctacaggacctcctgtagtagttcagtacttatccctagcataggtgtggactttgggagcccattccacacagagggatagtccctgagccaagacacataggggtgggctaaggccctatcccaaaggatatgatagattctgatgaccccctatggaaggcctctccctccgtggggagcagaaaggatatgtgatagctagggtattagttggggggggggtagggaaggaggggagggagtgggaactgggattgacatgtaaaacagtcttgtttctaattcaaataaaaaataaagtataaaaaagaaataccttcAGTTGTTGAATCTTGACAAGCCTATGTGATTTTACATAGAGTATAGGACTTTCTTTTAgactttttaatgattttttgtggatttcacatcctGCGTCCCAATCCCATTCATCTTCCTATCATTTCATAGCTGTCCTCTGTCCTTGCAACCACCCCCCCaattcaattaaattaaaaataaacaattaaccgggctggagagatagctcagagagATAGCTGGAGACTGCTCTACCTGAGGTACCGAGTGAAattcccaggaccacatggtggctcacagccatctataatgagatctgattccctcttctggcctgcaagcaaacatacagacagaacactgtatacacacataataaatatttttatttttttaaagaagactgCCTAGCCTAAAGACGTACACTGACCCTGACCTGCAGAGGGTTAACTCAAAATTTTTAGAGACATGGGCATTTGGGATAATAGCTGAAATTGTTTTCAAATTCCATGAAAGTTTGAGATCATTTTGGAAGTCATCATCATCATACATTGGCTGTAAGCATAATATGTTTGTGAGAGAAACAACTCAGGAAACACCAGGTTAACACAGACACCCTTATGGTGACTAATTGTTTCCTTGATGTTTCCAATGTTGGTGGTGGGTACATGCAATTGAGTGTACACTTCATCTGAAGATCACCAGTGAAAACCAATTTTACAAAGATAAGCGCTAGCAACTTATCTCAACCATTTCCTCAGAGAGAAATGTGAGCCCTATCCACTGGAAAAGCAGAAGAATTTTGTTTCACACTTCAGAAATGACATTGAACTAGTCTTCCagcaaacttattttttttttagttataacAAAGACAGCAGGAAGGAAAACccacaaaagtaaaaaacataCATGatggattaattttaaaaagttatctcCCAGCAACCTCCACCACTATCCTTCACTGTGCTTGCTTCTGGAAAAGTTTTCTGATACATGTAAGCTTGGTCATCTCCTCTCTGGAAACTGACACTAAGGAATTAAAGCTCAACCCATTTAATTTGCGTTAAGCACCAGCTCTTAACATTTCTGTGAATAGAGCACTATTTACTCACACTAGAATGACCTGGTGCATTCACTTCTACTATGCTACTTCAAGTGCTAGTTTCAACAAGAGTTAAATCCAAAATGCCTAGTGTAGAGTCCCTCAGGAAGACAAGTGATGACGGAGTTCGATGTATGTTGATGTTTCGAAAGACAGACAGAATGCAAAATTTTAGATGCTGTGAGTGAGAGACCATACAGTCTTCATACTTATGAAGCCGTTGTGGGATTTTTGGATTCCTTACTCAGGAATAGCACAGTCTTGGCACAGTGGCATCAGGGCTCACAACAAAGGGGCTCACAGTAGGAAAACACATAGAAATGATGCCTGTGATGTTCATCAGCCACCAGCCAGGATTATGTATGAGAGCAACACAGCCTTGTAAGATGGAGGAGAGGGCATAAAAACCCAGAAAAGTGAGCACCAGGACCAGGATGCTCTGGGTGGCTCTGGACTCAGGGGACATTCTGGAGGAAACACTGGTGCTCCGGATGTGTTGAACCTGTTGCTTGTGCCTGTACAGAATGACAACCATGGAGCTGCTGGACCAGATAATGAGGACAGAAAGCAAAGTTTCAGGGAGAACAAAAAACGCTATGTATAATGAGCTTGTGAGGCCATCATGACCTGCAGTGGAGCAGTATTTCATATCACTCTTACATGTGAGGTTATTGCTGTGCCCCTTGGAGGACATATACACAGGGAAAATCATATTTACTGACATGTAGAGCATCCAGCAGAGGGAAGTGAAGAGGCCAATGTGCTTTGGAGCCTTGAATTTAAGACAGTTCCAACAGGAGTCACTCGGGCTGATGGTGATGGCTTGGAAAACACTCAAGAGACAGGTGGTGCCAATGGACATGCTCCTGCCTAGTCTTTGAATATACAAGAGAAGTTTGCAGCCAAAATCGCTGAAgaaccctttcatccccaaagCCCTTACTGTCTCTAGAATTCCTTTAGAAAGAATAATCAAGGAATTGGCCATGAGCAGGTGTGTCAGAATCAAGTCTGTGGTCTTTAATGTCTGTTCAACATAGTAACGGATGAAGTAGCAGGAAAGGAGAGATAAATTTACCACAATTCCAACTGTGCTCTGAAGCAAGAACACTGTTCCTACTGCCAAATCCTGGAGGTCCATTCTGT
It contains:
- the LOC100773165 gene encoding vomeronasal type-1 receptor 4-like, which produces MDLQDLAVGTVFLLQSTVGIVVNLSLLSCYFIRYYVEQTLKTTDLILTHLLMANSLIILSKGILETVRALGMKGFFSDFGCKLLLYIQRLGRSMSIGTTCLLSVFQAITISPSDSCWNCLKFKAPKHIGLFTSLCWMLYMSVNMIFPVYMSSKGHSNNLTCKSDMKYCSTAGHDGLTSSLYIAFFVLPETLLSVLIIWSSSSMVVILYRHKQQVQHIRSTSVSSRMSPESRATQSILVLVLTFLGFYALSSILQGCVALIHNPGWWLMNITGIISMCFPTVSPFVVSPDATVPRLCYS